GAATATTCCGGGTGCGGAGCTTCGCGTCATCCCCGGCATGGGCCACGATTTCCCGCTGGCGCTTGTCGAAACCTTCGCGGATGCCATCGAGGCGGCGGCGAAGCGCGCGTCCGGCGTCTCGCGGGCGGCGGATTGATCCCATGACCCAGAAACTCGTGAAGGCGAACGGCATCTCCATCAATTGCGAGGATCGCGGGCCCGCGGACGGCACGCCGATCCTCTTCGTCAATGGCTATACCTCGACCATGATGAGCTGGCCGGATGAATTGATGGATGGCCTGCGCGACAAGGGCTTTCGCGTCATCCGTTACGACAATCGCGATGTCGGCAAGTCGGAGAAATTCTCCGGCCTGCCGAAAATCGCCGATGTCGTCGCGGCGGTGCGCGAAGGGCGGAAACCCGACATGCCCTACACGCTGGCCGACATGGCGGCGGATGGTATCGGCGTGCTCGATGCGCTCGGCATCAAGCGCGCTCACGTCATGGGCATTTCCATGGGCGGCATGATCGTGCAGCGCATGGCGATCCATCACCCGGAGCGTCTCCTCTCCGTCACCTCCATCATGTCCTCCACCGGCAATCCCGATCTGCCCAAGGCGAGCGACGAGGCGATGAAGGCATTGCAGGCCATGCCGCCGTCGGAAGAACGCGAAGACGTGATCCGTCACCGCATGAAGGGCCGCCGCGTCTATCAGAGCCCCGCTTATCCAAAGTCGGAGGAAGACCTCTACACCTTCGTCGCGCGGGAATACGACCACATGTATTACCCCGAAGGCGGCATCCGCCAATATGCGGCCATCATGGGCGATGGCAGCCGCGTCGCGGAACTGGGCAAGGTCCGAGTGCCCTTCCTTGTCGTGCATGGCCACGCCGATCCGCTGGTGCCGCATGCGGGCGGCGAGGATACGGCGAAGTCGGTGCCGGGCGCGAAGCTCGTCTCCATCGACGGCATGGGCCACGACCTCCCCGTCGAACTCTGCCCCCAATATGTCGACCTCATCGCCACGCATGCCCGCGCTGCGGAACAAAAGGCGGCGGCGGAATAGGGCGCGAAGAAGAAGAGCCTTCTCCCTCTTCCTCCCACCCTTCCCCAAGGGGAGGGTGGGAGGAAGAGGGCATTATGCGAAACATGCGCGCAAGGGCGCATTCCGCTTTCCTCTCATCACATGAAACCTATCTTACTCCTCAAGGGGGGCTGGCGCCTTGGCGGCTGGCCCGCAAGGCGCTTTCCATATTTGAAAGGAGAGCGAGATGGCGAAGCAACGGATAGCAATCGTCGTCACCTCCCACGGGAAGCTCGGCAATACCGGCGACGATACCGGCTTCCACTACGAGGAAATGACGACGCCTTACTACATCTTTCTCGACGATGGCTGCGAGGTGACGCTCGGTTCCATCCAGGGCGGCGAGCCGCCCGCCGATCCGTCGAGCCTGCCGGATGATGAGGAGAAGCGGGCGGAATCCGTGCGCCGCTTCCTGAAGGACAAGAATGCCGTGAAGGCGCTCAAAGCAACGGTGCCGGTTTCGGAACTCAACGCGAAGGATTTCGACGCGGTCTATCTCCCCGGCGGCCATGGCTGCATGTGGGACATGCCGGACAACGACGCGCTGTCGCGCCTCATCTCGGAAGTCTATGAAAAAGGCGGCGTCGTCGGCGCGGTCTGTCATGGGCCGGCCGGGCTTCTCGGCGCGCGTCTGTCCGACGGTACGCCCTTCGTGAAGGACCGGCTCATCAATTCCTTCACCGATGAGGAGGAGCGCAAGGTTGGCAAGGACAAGGCCGTGCCCTTCCTGCTCGAAACGCAGCTGCGCGGCCTCGGCGCGCGCTTCGAAGGCGGCAAGCCCTTCGAGCGTCACGTCTGCCGCGAAGGCCGCGTCGTCACCGGCCAGAACCCGGCTTCCGCCGAAGGCGTCGGCCACGGCATGCTGATGGCGCTGCACGCGCTCAAGCAGCAGGCGGCGGAGTAGGTCACATTCTTCGGCCCTCCTTTCCGGGGAGGGCCGAATTTTTCCAAAATCAAAAAACTGTGTCACCCCGGCGAAAGCCGGGGTCCATGAGCGGAACGGCGTATAAAGATTTGCGATGTGGCAAGGCCCATGGATCCCGGTGTTCCCGGCTTTCGCCGGGACAGGCGCCGGGATGACAGGTTGTATTGAGGCTGGAAAAGGGCGGAAAAGCCCCCTTCCATTTCATGCTGCACCGCACCATATTCATATCGGAGGAGGCAACCGGAGCGTCAGCCTGAATGCCGAAAGCCCAAGCGAACGGGATCGAGCTCGAATATGAGAGTTTCGGTTCGGAAGACGACGAGACCATCCTCCTCATCATGGGTCTCGGCGCGCAGCTCACCCAATGGCCGGTCGAGCTTTGCGAGGCGCTGGTCGCGCGCGGCTACCGCGTCATCCGCTTCGACAATCGCGATACCGGCCTTTCCTCCCGCATCGAGCGCGACCGCGCCTTTGTCTGGTCCGATGCGCTCTTCTCGCTCATGTCCGGCAAGCCCGCCTTCGTCGCCTATTCGCTCTCCGACATGGCGGCGGATGCCGTCGGGTTGCTCGATGCGCTCGGCATCGAGAAGGCGCATATCGCCGGCGCCTCGATGGGCGGCATGATCGCGCAGCATGTCGCCGCCGAATATCCCGAGCGTACGCACTCCCTCACCTCGATCATGTCCTCTTCCGGCAATCCGATGCTGCCGCCCGCGAAGCCGCGCGTGCTGGGCCTCTTCCTTTCGCCGTCGCCCGCCCCGCACGACACGGATGCCATCGTCGCACGCGGCGTCAGGACCTATGAGACCATCGGCAGCCCCGGCTTCCCGACCGA
Above is a window of Parvibaculum lavamentivorans DS-1 DNA encoding:
- a CDS encoding alpha/beta fold hydrolase; amino-acid sequence: MTQKLVKANGISINCEDRGPADGTPILFVNGYTSTMMSWPDELMDGLRDKGFRVIRYDNRDVGKSEKFSGLPKIADVVAAVREGRKPDMPYTLADMAADGIGVLDALGIKRAHVMGISMGGMIVQRMAIHHPERLLSVTSIMSSTGNPDLPKASDEAMKALQAMPPSEEREDVIRHRMKGRRVYQSPAYPKSEEDLYTFVAREYDHMYYPEGGIRQYAAIMGDGSRVAELGKVRVPFLVVHGHADPLVPHAGGEDTAKSVPGAKLVSIDGMGHDLPVELCPQYVDLIATHARAAEQKAAAE
- a CDS encoding type 1 glutamine amidotransferase domain-containing protein, with amino-acid sequence MAKQRIAIVVTSHGKLGNTGDDTGFHYEEMTTPYYIFLDDGCEVTLGSIQGGEPPADPSSLPDDEEKRAESVRRFLKDKNAVKALKATVPVSELNAKDFDAVYLPGGHGCMWDMPDNDALSRLISEVYEKGGVVGAVCHGPAGLLGARLSDGTPFVKDRLINSFTDEEERKVGKDKAVPFLLETQLRGLGARFEGGKPFERHVCREGRVVTGQNPASAEGVGHGMLMALHALKQQAAE
- a CDS encoding alpha/beta fold hydrolase, producing MPKAQANGIELEYESFGSEDDETILLIMGLGAQLTQWPVELCEALVARGYRVIRFDNRDTGLSSRIERDRAFVWSDALFSLMSGKPAFVAYSLSDMAADAVGLLDALGIEKAHIAGASMGGMIAQHVAAEYPERTHSLTSIMSSSGNPMLPPAKPRVLGLFLSPSPAPHDTDAIVARGVRTYETIGSPGFPTDEVTLRDWVMRDATRAYYPAGVVRQMAAVMTDGDRRPKLRAIRAPAVVLHGADDPLVPVAAGVDTAENIPWADLRIVEGMGHDMPLALLPAIADAIVSAAERATGVKTIAPEERIELAPALTGPPSRPAECIIPDPGTPPPAPLMLRLKLRVASWWRRLLNFWN